In one window of Calditerricola satsumensis DNA:
- the gcvPA gene encoding aminomethyl-transferring glycine dehydrogenase subunit GcvPA — MKFRYLPMTEDDKKEMLATIGVDSVEELFADIPDAVRFHGRLNLPEPLAEPDLVRHMRALAEKNTTLQQVVSFLGAGVYEHYIPSVVHHVISRAEFYTAYTPYQPEISQGELQAIFEFQTMICELTGMDVANSSVYDGYTAVAEAANLAFGHTKRAKMVVSRAVHPQARAILRTYAKGLGFVVVEVPAKGGLTDLEALRAAVDGDTAAVIVQYPNFFGGIEDLSAIAPIAHEKGALFVVSANPLALGILEPPGTFGADIVVGDTQPLGIPPSFGGPHCGYFAVKSALVRKIPGRIVGQTVDQEGRRGFVLTLQAREQHIRREKATSNICSNQALMALASAVCMSALGKRGIQELALLNVHKAQYAKRQIERLPGYAVPFAAPFFNEFVVKTPRPPREVIQALLAKGILAGYDLGREYPELDGHLLVAVTDARTKAEIDQFVRELEGLA, encoded by the coding sequence GTGAAGTTCCGGTACTTGCCCATGACGGAAGACGACAAGAAGGAGATGCTCGCCACGATCGGGGTGGACTCCGTCGAGGAGCTCTTTGCCGACATTCCGGACGCGGTGCGGTTTCACGGGCGGCTGAACCTCCCCGAACCGCTGGCCGAACCGGACCTCGTGCGCCACATGCGCGCGCTGGCGGAGAAGAACACGACGCTGCAGCAGGTCGTGTCGTTTCTCGGCGCCGGCGTCTACGAGCACTACATCCCTAGCGTGGTGCACCACGTCATCTCCCGCGCCGAGTTCTACACGGCCTACACCCCGTACCAGCCGGAGATCAGCCAGGGGGAGCTGCAGGCCATCTTCGAGTTCCAGACGATGATCTGCGAGCTGACCGGCATGGACGTGGCCAACTCCTCGGTGTACGACGGGTACACCGCCGTGGCCGAGGCGGCCAACCTCGCCTTCGGGCACACGAAGCGGGCGAAGATGGTCGTCTCCCGCGCCGTCCATCCCCAGGCCCGCGCGATCCTGAGGACGTACGCCAAGGGGTTGGGCTTTGTCGTGGTGGAGGTGCCGGCCAAGGGTGGCCTCACCGATCTGGAGGCCCTGCGCGCGGCGGTCGACGGCGATACGGCGGCGGTGATCGTCCAGTACCCGAACTTCTTCGGCGGCATTGAGGACCTGTCGGCCATCGCGCCGATTGCCCACGAGAAGGGCGCCCTCTTTGTGGTCAGCGCCAATCCGCTCGCCCTCGGCATCCTGGAGCCGCCGGGGACCTTTGGGGCGGACATCGTCGTCGGGGACACCCAGCCCCTCGGCATCCCCCCGTCCTTCGGCGGCCCGCACTGCGGGTATTTCGCCGTCAAGAGCGCCCTCGTGCGCAAAATCCCCGGCCGCATCGTCGGGCAGACGGTGGACCAGGAGGGACGGCGCGGCTTCGTGCTGACCCTCCAGGCCCGCGAGCAGCACATCCGCCGCGAGAAGGCCACCTCGAACATCTGCTCCAACCAGGCGCTGATGGCCCTCGCGTCGGCCGTGTGCATGAGCGCGCTGGGCAAGCGCGGCATTCAGGAGCTGGCCCTCTTGAACGTGCACAAGGCGCAGTATGCGAAGCGGCAAATCGAGCGGCTTCCCGGCTATGCGGTTCCGTTTGCGGCGCCGTTCTTTAACGAGTTCGTCGTAAAGACGCCGCGCCCTCCGCGCGAGGTGATCCAAGCCCTGCTCGCCAAAGGGATCCTCGCCGGGTACGATCTTGGGCGCGAGTATCCGGAGCTGGACGGCCACTTGCTCGTGGCGGTCACCGATGCCCGGACGAAGGCGGAAATCGACCAATTCGTGCGCGAGCTGGAGGGATTGGCGTGA